acaaatcaaactcaaaaaacCCTAAGACCAGATGAAGTGGAATCAACTCTTacaaatcaaactcaaaatctCAGGAGAGTTCCTTCCAACTCTCCAAATCcaacttaaattaaaatcaGAACCCAACAAGTTCCTCACAGCCCCTCCTCGAATCGAATCGGAAGACAGAATCAAAGCCCTAAAAGAGAACGAGAGAGCTATAGAAATAGAGAATAGGGGGGTCAAAAAACCCAAAGTGATCAGCGAGGAAGAAAGTTATAAAACTCTAAGGATGGTTTGGTCTATTAATTAGAAACCAGGGCTATTTTCGTCATTCAAAATTTTATAATAGACGCCAACCGGGGCATTTTGTAAATTCACCGCTAAAATATCAGTTTCTCTCCTTCTGTCAGTCAAACTCTGTATCTCTTTCTGTGATCAGGGGAAGTTTCTCTACTCGTCAGCTTGTgtttttcaagtttcaacaatGGCGACTGAGATGCAGAAAATTAAAGATACGGTGGACGAGGTAGGTATTCATTCGTTCTTCAAACCGTGCTTTATCCATCTAATAGCCCTATTGCATCTTCATGCTCAGACTTTTTGTTTCATATCTTTAGATTCAGTGAAGAATATAATTCTTTTTATAGGATGATACATTGGTTCCAACGGtagaaaagcattttttttttctttttggtttaaacggtaGATTGTTCTCGTTCATATTGCATTGTCCCGTAAAAGATTAATGCGAGAATTTAAGTCCTACCTGTGATATGTGATTTGTTTTTGAAAGCCTTCTGGATTATCAAGAATTTTAAATTGAACTGATGGTCTTTTATAATTTATTCATATGCCCCCTCTCTATACTCTGCTAAATGTAAGAGgggtttctgtttttcttttcctctcggAATAATCACctcatcaatctctctctctctctcactctctcatgAGTGTAAGATGTcgttggtctctctctctctctctctctctctctctctctctcatgagtGTAAGATGTCGTTGGTTAATGATAATTTTGAAAGATCATCAATTGGTTTTTACTACTTCTTGTTCAGTTCAAATGCACAACTCTTTAGCTGATTGAATCTTACTAAACACTCTACTTGTAGTTTTTAATTTATTGTCTACCCATGAATTCgttctttttattcttattgAACATGGTAAGTCATTAGTTGTTAACTATTTCCTTGTTGGTTGCAGATGGCAGGGACTTAAAGGAACAAGGCAACAGCCCATCATCTGTGGTTGCTAAAGGTAGTCATAATTTCACTGGTTAATATTTGTTTTGGAAAATGGCTGTTCTTGTAATGTTATCTGTGTAGTTGTTCTTTACATGAAACTCACAACTCTTGCATTATCTAATCATGTTTTTAACCTTCTTTTATGGCTGCTTCTACTCCTGCTCTCCATTTTATACCCATCTTTTCAATCACTTCACTTGTAATAGATTGGGAAAcaataaagagaagagaatttTTGACTAATTTTCGTCCTTTTCAAATGACTGGTTGGTATGGCTTCATTTGGAGCTTTTGTAACTAATGTTTAAAGGTAATAGATTTTTATACTGATTAATGAGGAAATGATTTGGTTCTGCATTTGAATATTTGATACATATCTGATAACCTTACTCTCAGGTAGCTAATAATTCGGTTTAAATGTTATCTTTCTTTATTAACTTTTGTTTGACTTGTAAAAATCTAATAGAGTTATGGGAAAAGGATCCGCTTACCGTATGTGTGCGGATTTCTTGGTATGCACCCTCTAGTTGGAAGATGAATGGGGAAAGCGTGAGGGAGATCGATTGTCAGTTGTGACTGGTGGTGAATATCGGTTGGAGTAGAACAGGGTAATAGTAGCTGCAATCTTggaataagaaagagaaaatcgGAAGCAACAAGATGGAAAGAAGAATCGGCATATAATGAAGGAGTCAAGAAGATCACGCAGGGTAGAGAATGATCAGCAATAGCAGCTAGCGGTCTTCTACTTCAAGTAAAACAACACACAGGAGGTACTGTAACCCCAATCACAGGAATGTTCCAAAACTCTAATCGTATGATCAATTAGAATCTCCAGAGCAGCGAccattaaaaatagaaagaaataaaggCAGAGAAAACAGCCGCATGGCACAAACAGAAACCCTTGTTTTTATTCTCCATTAACAAGAGGTTTCATCATATACAGAGGGCAGctgtggaagagaggagaaacaGCATCTGAtggaatctttttttctttttcttcatcgctttgataccatgtgacaaatcCAAGAACCTGAATCCCAGTACCTGCaagcataaaagaaagaagagcacgatggagaagaagagggagagaatccTAGGGCCACGATAGGATTCAGAATAATCCTTATCGTTGCCAGGCCCACATCTTTTATTAAGATGAGAATCCTACTTAAGAGTCCAATTACAAATAAAGACCAACTCAACAATGACTTAACATAAACTAACTCTAAACAAACTCTATTGGCATAACAAGGACTCCCCCTTGCAGTACAAGTACCCCTCATGTTACACTTTAGCAGTTACTTTACAAAAAGGATCCTCTCGGAGAAAAATCATGTAACATAAATAATTTTTCTCAATACTTTCCTCCTTTTACCCTTGAGTGATGATTACAGccaattctttctttctcaagcatCTCTAACTTTACGTAACAACATCACAAACATTTGGTGCTGTTGGACTGACTGGCTTCACAAACCTTAGTAAGATGCGGCTATGTCTCTATTTGTGTTCAATGCAAGGTCTCCAAGCTCTGCATTCTCCTACAATTGAGAACCAGATTATACTATATATTTTAAGAGAGTTCTTTGGTAGTTCATGGTTCTATTAATCTAATGAAAGGATTAACAGGGATTGAACTGATGGTATGCTCACAAATTGTCagtttgtttttctgttttcatGCTTTGCCTTTTCATTAATAAAGATCTACTTTAAACCCTGCAAATcactctccctccccctccccctctcccgtccccccccccccccccaaaaaaaaaagagaaaagaaatagaagctTCTTAAACATGTATCCTTAGTTTAGTAGTTTGTTTTCCTGATAATTGCAGTTTTATTTTATATGAATTTTCTGTATTTCTTAAATCAGTTTAGTTTCTGAGTGATGTCAGAGATGCATGATTATTGGATTCCTTGTGATACTTTAAATAATTTATGGTTTGTATATCTTTATATTTGTTCAGATTGTATTACTACCTTGTATCCCACCCCCTGTGGAGGAGTTTCTGTGATATAATATAAACTACTCTACAGATTGTATACAATTATTCATTCAAGGGTTTTAATGTTCTATTCCTTTTTAAACCCAACATGACTACAGGTTAAACAAGGAACCACCTAATCTGACTTTCAGGAGGAAAGATAAAGGTGGAATTAGTTTCACATTAATGGTGGCAAACATGCACCTTGACCTTGAAACAGTAAAGGCCATATGTAATGAATACAGAATTCATAATGTCGATATAACTCTTCGTTATGATGCAACTGCTGATGATCACATTGATGTTATTGATGGTAGTAGAATATATACTCCCTGCATCTACGTTTTAAACAAGATTGTTCAGATAACACTTGAAGAACTGGAGATTCTGGACAAACTTCCTCAGTACTGCCCAATAAGGTAATCTCATCTTTGAAACTTTGATGAATTCTTTGTATTCTAATTGCTATGCCACATCCTGGTTCATCAGTAATATCTTCTTCTTGGATATTGTTAGCTTTTGTGTGGAAAGACAGAAAGGTTGTGAGTACTCTTTAAGAACTTGCATAAGAATTACCTATGGAAGCTAGATTGTGGGTGATTCTCCACAGTTCTGTTCTTTCAAATCATTAGCATTACTCAAAATGTAAACGAGGTTCAATTTTAGCCTTATGGTGACTTTCTAGATAAATAGAGTAGCAGTTCTCTTTAAAAAACTTGTTCATTGTTTTTGCAGTTTATTACCAAATCACCCATCCCTTATGAAAACTACCATCTGTAGCTTCATTTTCAATCAACCTCTTTCTCTAGGCCCCTTCCCCTGCATATACGGACCAAATTGCAATTAATTTTGACTAATTAGATATTAATTACATGGCAAAAGTTGTTTCAGATGGGCCAACCTGATAAGCTAATGTAGAAGtcagttcaactaagaaccactctacagtaggattgaTGAGAGCCTGATAGGTTAGAATTGATGCTGAAAATTGATATTCAATTGCTGGACAGAATAGGAGATCGATCACTTTGTTCAGCAAAGATTTACTCTTCGATCACAGGACTTGTAGCCAATCACAGTATCACACaatgaaaaaaaaggggaaaatagaagataggaTAGAGGATAGGGTAGGCTATCTCTGccttgggcctctcacccacagTTATCTCAGTTGTTGAAACAAAGATCTCTCTCAGACCTCAAGCAAGCAAATTGCAACTTCATTGATTCTTTTAAACCTGTTCAACTTTACAACTGATGGCCCCTTTATATAGCTTGGCCTGACTTCtcaaaaatagaaggttgaaattagaaagttaagaaaatagaaacttacaaccaaaaaggaaagaacataAAATTAGAAGGTACCTAAGATGGAAACCACTCAAAATAGAAAACTACTTGTCCAACAAGGACttactaaaaactaacttgctTGCTTGTTGAATAATCAAcataggaaataaaaatagaagtaAATCAGTCTTCTAGAAGCTGTAGCTGATCTCCCCTGCTAGCTGCTGACTTGGTTTCTTAATAAGACAAAAAAGGGAGCAGATCTGGTCTTCAACTTGTGTCTTCTATAAGGATTCCCAATATGGCTGtgacattgttcacgtgaacagtaccacatgaagccctccccaaaccctgcaatgccgggagcctcatgcactgggtacgccatTTGTTTTTGCTCTGGCTCTATTTGTAGCATTTTGAAACTGTACTCTTGGTATCTAGCTATAAATTTTATCCTTTACAGTTCCCAGTTAACAACCACTGCCCTGCATTCAAGAATTAAGGGTTTGGAGGCCGATACAAATCCAAGTCAAGTTGGTTTGAGACAAGGTAGCAGTGGCAATTGATTTGCTTGTAGTGGCCGCAATCCGCATGGACTTCAGAGAATGATCAGACAGCAAAGAAAGCTCACCTTGGAAGCGGGATACGTGTTTATGttccttctttctccctttttcccCCCTGGTTGTCAGAGGCCTGCATCAGCCAGCTGGTCTTCatccttctatttttcttcttatttgtgTTTACCAGGTGCATTGACTAAAAAAAACAACTGGACGCCTAGGGTTTGAAGGAGTGCTTTGCTGCCTTGGGTAACACCTTGACAATTCTGCGACCGACTTTTGAGGTTTGGGGGGGGATTGGCAAGTTAACTGAGATTGATCGTAGCTGATCCTAACTTAACATGGCTAATGCAACCGATCTGATTCCGATCCTTAAATCTATGCCTGCACTTGAAAATATGTAGAATTTCGAGTATGGGTTGCTTGGATATTGGAAATATGAAGTCACATCCTTTTTTATTGAAAGCACAGCATGTGTTCAAACTGTCTCTCACCATTTGTTGACAC
The sequence above is a segment of the Telopea speciosissima isolate NSW1024214 ecotype Mountain lineage chromosome 7, Tspe_v1, whole genome shotgun sequence genome. Coding sequences within it:
- the LOC122669341 gene encoding developmentally-regulated G-protein 3-like translates to MVANMHLDLETVKAICNEYRIHNVDITLRYDATADDHIDVIDGSRIYTPCIYVLNKIVQITLEELEILDKLPQYCPISAHRE